The Spirosoma sp. SC4-14 DNA window TGATGGGGCATATCCGCAAGCGACACCTGTTGAGCGAGGGCCAACGACCCGGCCGCCGTTCCTAAAAATGTGCGTCGGTTCATCATAGCTGCTCTGGTGTAAGGGTATCTGCCTGATCGCTTACGTAGGACGGTATGCCCACGTTCTGGTATAGTCTGGCGAGCCGGTGGGCGTGTTCGTCATAAGCACTTTCGAACAGCGTAACGGCCCGCTCCGAACCGACCACGTTGGCTGCGGATAAGACGTTTGGCGGATGCCCGGCCTCGGTAAGCCGTTGGGCTGTTTCGGCTTTGATGCAGTTCACGACCACCGCCCCGCCTACGGTCGAACCCGGCGCTACGGGTGTATCCAGCCCCGGAACGGTAATCATGGCATCGCCAACGGGCGCGCCCGTGTCCAAAATCAGGTCGGCAAAGTCGCTTAATTTTTTACCATCAGCTCGTTTGCTGGTGCTTTTTTCAGCGTGTTGTTTGGTGATCAGCGCCACAACCTTTACGCCCTGTTGCTGAAATAATTCAGCCATTTCGATGGGCACTACGTTACAGCCACTGGACGAGATAATCAGAGCTGAATCCAGATTCGAGAGGTCGTAATTACGCAGGATACGCTGGGCCAGTCCCGGTACGTTTTCCAGAAACATGGCCTGCCGTTGCCCGTTAGCCCCGACTACGAGGTTATGAAACGAAAGCGATAGTTCGACAATGGGATTGAAGCCTGGAAACGAGCCGTATCGCGGCCACATTTCCT harbors:
- a CDS encoding SIS domain-containing protein, whose product is MNLTSQYIQQSRALLDTIEAQSQAIQQAADWFSQTILAGRMVHLFGSGHSRIMVEEMWPRYGSFPGFNPIVELSLSFHNLVVGANGQRQAMFLENVPGLAQRILRNYDLSNLDSALIISSSGCNVVPIEMAELFQQQGVKVVALITKQHAEKSTSKRADGKKLSDFADLILDTGAPVGDAMITVPGLDTPVAPGSTVGGAVVVNCIKAETAQRLTEAGHPPNVLSAANVVGSERAVTLFESAYDEHAHRLARLYQNVGIPSYVSDQADTLTPEQL